Below is a window of Variovorax sp. TBS-050B DNA.
ACGCCAACCTGGCCGCGCGGCTGCCGTACCTGTTCGCCTGCTGCCGCTTCGCGCACTACCTCAAGTGCATCGTGCGCGACAAGATCGGTTCGTTCCGCGAGCGCGAGGACATGGAGCGCTGGCTCAACGACTGGATCATGAACTACGTCGACGGCAGCCCCGGCACGTCGTCGCAGGACACGAAGGCGATGAAGCCGCTGGCGGCGGCCGAAGTCCAGGTCGAGTCGATCGAGGACAACCCCGGCTACTACGCCGCCAAGTTTTTTCTCCGGCCGCACTATCAGCTCGAAGGGCTGACGGTGTCGTTGCGGCTGGTTTCGAAGCTGCCATCCAACAAGAAGGACAGCAGCTAGTTCAACGGTGTCCCGCAATCGGGCATATATAACTTTGGGGGTTTTCAATCATGGCAGTTGACATGTTCATGCGCGTAGAGGGCGCGAACGGCGAATCCAAGGACTCGAACCACAAGGAGTGGACGGACATCCGGTCGTTTGCATGGGGAGCGACGCAGCCAGGCAACATGGTGAGCGGCGGCGGGGGCGGCGTGGGCAAGGCCAGCTTCAACGATCTGCAGGTGATCGCACGCATCGACAAGGCGGCGCCTTCGGTGCTGAAGAACTGCGCGAGCGGCAAGCATCTGAGCAAGGTGGAAGTGTCGGTGTGCAAGGCGGGCGGCTCGCAGATCGAGTACACGCGCGTGACGCTGGAAGAGGTGCTGGTGACGTCGGTGCAGTACTCGGCCGAGCAGGGCAGCGAGGCGGTGCTGGTGCAGTACGCGTTCCAGGCCGCGAAGGTCAAGCAGCAGTACTGGGAGCAGACCGACAAGGGCGGCAAGGGCGCCGAGACGGTGCTGGCCTGGAACATCAAGGAAAACCGCGAGGGCTGATCTTTCCCCGTGGTGCCCGGCCGGGCCCGCGCGCGCCGCACCGCGGCGTGCGGCGGCCCGGTCTTCGCGTCTCTCTACGTTTTTCACTCGGGCGGCCCTCGCGGCCGCGCGCGAGCCAATGAGGAAGTTTCATGGGCGAAGGGTTTGCAGTGCTGGGCGAGCGCTCCGTGGCCGAGCACACCGAATGGGTACAGCGCCAGATCCGCGCCAGTCCCCAGAACGCGAGCCTGCGCCTGGCCCTGTGCCATTTCCTGGCGCTTCGGGGCGAATGGCAGCGGGCTGAAGACCAGCTCAAGCTGGCCGCGAAGATCGATCCTTCGTTCGCGCCCGCCAGCGCCACCTGCGCGATGGCGCTCACTGCGGAGCGCCACCGCACCGAATTCTGGAACGGCGGCCGCGCGCCGACCGTGATCGCCGGCCGCGATGAATGGGTCGACGGCCTCATCGCCGCCGCCGCGCTGCCGCCCGAACAGGCCGCCGAGGCCGCGCGCCTGCGCGAAGCCGCGCGCGAGGCCGCGCCCGCGCTGCAGGGCAGCCTGCAGTGCGTGGACCGCAGCGATGCGCGCGCCGTGCAGGCCATCGACGGCGAACCCGTGCAGACCAGCGAATTCGCCTGGCTGTGCGACGGCGACGTGCGCATCGGCGCCGTGCTGGAACTGCTCACGCCTTCGGGCTATGCGTGGCTGCCGATGCCGGCGGTGCGGCGCATCAAGTTCTCGCGCCCGCAGCACCTGGTCGATCTGCTCTGGGCGCCGGCCATGATCGAGCTGCACGACGGCCGCGGCCTCAACGGCCTGGTGCCCGTGCGTTATCCGGGCGCGCTCGATGCACTCGACGACGAGACCGCGCTCGGCCGCCGCACCGACTGGCTGCCGCTCGCGGGCGAGGAGCAGTACGCCGGCGCCGGGCAGCGCACGCTGATCAGCGAAGCGGGCGACCATTCGCTGCTCGACATCCGCCAGATCGAGTTCGCCGCGGCAGCGGATGCGGCCGGCCGCGATACCGACGGGGAGCGCGTGATCCAGTGAGCGCCGTCCTGCCCGCCAGCCGCTCCGCCCTGGATGGCGACGGCGACCAGCCAGAGAGCGTTGCACGCGACCGCCTGCAGCCGGTGCTGCTCGATCGCCTGACCGACAAGGCGCCGCAGAGCCGGCAGGAGCGCGCGGGCGCCTTCCTCATGAGCGGCAAGCTGCTGCGCGATTCGGTGCTGCGCGACCTGCAGTGGCTGCTCAACACCACCAACTTCGGCGCCGACCACCTCATCAACGCCATGCCGCGCGCGCGGCGCTCGGTCGTCAACTACGGCGTGCGCGGCTGGGCCGGCGGACGCATGTCGGAGGTCGACTTCGCCGACGTCGAGGCCGCGATCCGTGCCGCGATCATCGACTTCGAGCCGCGCATCATGAAGGACAGCATCGACGTGCGCTGCGTCACCGATGCGAACGAGCTCGAACACCACAACCTGCTCGCGCTCGAGATCCGCGGCACCCTGTGGTCGGTGCCCTATCCGATCGAGTTCATCCTGCGCTCGGAGCTCGACCTCGAGAGCGGCCACATGGTGCTGCGGCCCACGGGAGGCCTCTGATGGACGCGCGGCTGCTCGACTACTACAACCGCGAGCTCACCTACATGCACGAGCTCGGGGCCGAGTTCGCGCAGCGCTACCCCAAGATCGCGGGCCGGCTCGGCATGCGCGGCATCGAGGTCAGCGACCCCTACGTCGAGCGCCTGCTCGAAGGCTTCAGTTTTCTCACCGCGCGCATCCAGCTCAAGATGGATGCCGAGTTCCCGCGGTTCTCGCAGCGGCTGCTCGAGGTGGTCTACCCCAACTTCCTCGCGCCGCTGCCCGCGATGGGCGTGGTGCAGATCGACGGCAACCTCAACGAAGGCTCGCTCAAGGCCGGCTACGAACTGCCGCGCCACACCATCCTGCGCGGCCGCATGATCAAGGGCGAGCAGACGGCCTGCGAGTTCCGCACCGGCCATGCCGTGACGCTGTGGCCGATCAAGATCGCCGAGGCGGGCATCGGCCCGGTGCCCGCGGAGATCCTGCATGCGATGCCGATGGTGGCCCGGCAGGCGAAGAGCGCGCTCACCATCAAGCTCGAGGCGGTCGGCGGCGCGCGCTTCGCCGAGATGCCGCTCGAGCGGCTCGAATTCTTTCTCTCGGGCGCCGAGCTGCATGCGCTGCGCGTGCTCGAACTCGCGGTGCACCACAGCGTGGGCGCCGTCTGCCGCAGCGGCCCGGGCAGCACCGCGCGCATCGTGCCGCTCGGCGACGAGGCCATCCGCCACGAGGGCTTCGACCCCGACCAGTCGCTGCTGCCCTACGACGCGCGTTCGTTCCAGGGCTACCGGCTGCTGCACGAGTACTTCGCCTTCCCCGACCGCTACCTGTTCTTCAGCGTGAAGAACCTGCGCGCCGCGGCCGCGGCGATGAGCGGCACCACGATGGAGATCGTGATCCTGCTCGACCGCGCCGACGCCGAGCTGGAGCGGCTGGTCGACGCGCGTCATTTCTCGCTGTTCTGCACGCCCATCATCAACCTCGTGCCGCGCCGCAGCGACCGCATCCCGGTCGGCCCCGGTCAGCACGAGCACCATGCGGTGATCGACCGCACGCGGCCGCGCGACTTCGAGATCTTCACCGTCGAACGCGTCACGGGCCACATGGCCAGCGGCTCGGAAGAGCGCGAGTTCCGGCCCTTCCTCGGCTCCTTCGCGGCCGACGACGGCGACTTCGGCGCCTACTTCTCGCTGCGGCGCGAACCGCGCCTGGTGTCGGACCGCGCGCGCGCCCAGGGCACGCGCACCAGCTACACCGGCAGCGAGGTCTACGTCTCGCTCGTGGACCAGCATGACGCGCCCTTTCCGCACAGCCTGCGGCACATCACGATCGATGCGCTGTGCACCAACCGCGACCTGCCGTTGCTGCTGCCGACGGGGCTCGAGTCGGACTTCACGCTGCGCGTGTCGGCGCCGGTGCGCGCGGTGCGCATCCTGCGCGGGCCCT
It encodes the following:
- a CDS encoding type VI secretion system tube protein Hcp; its protein translation is MAVDMFMRVEGANGESKDSNHKEWTDIRSFAWGATQPGNMVSGGGGGVGKASFNDLQVIARIDKAAPSVLKNCASGKHLSKVEVSVCKAGGSQIEYTRVTLEEVLVTSVQYSAEQGSEAVLVQYAFQAAKVKQQYWEQTDKGGKGAETVLAWNIKENREG
- a CDS encoding type VI secretion system accessory protein TagJ; its protein translation is MGEGFAVLGERSVAEHTEWVQRQIRASPQNASLRLALCHFLALRGEWQRAEDQLKLAAKIDPSFAPASATCAMALTAERHRTEFWNGGRAPTVIAGRDEWVDGLIAAAALPPEQAAEAARLREAAREAAPALQGSLQCVDRSDARAVQAIDGEPVQTSEFAWLCDGDVRIGAVLELLTPSGYAWLPMPAVRRIKFSRPQHLVDLLWAPAMIELHDGRGLNGLVPVRYPGALDALDDETALGRRTDWLPLAGEEQYAGAGQRTLISEAGDHSLLDIRQIEFAAAADAAGRDTDGERVIQ
- the tssE gene encoding type VI secretion system baseplate subunit TssE: MDGDGDQPESVARDRLQPVLLDRLTDKAPQSRQERAGAFLMSGKLLRDSVLRDLQWLLNTTNFGADHLINAMPRARRSVVNYGVRGWAGGRMSEVDFADVEAAIRAAIIDFEPRIMKDSIDVRCVTDANELEHHNLLALEIRGTLWSVPYPIEFILRSELDLESGHMVLRPTGGL
- the tssF gene encoding type VI secretion system baseplate subunit TssF translates to MDARLLDYYNRELTYMHELGAEFAQRYPKIAGRLGMRGIEVSDPYVERLLEGFSFLTARIQLKMDAEFPRFSQRLLEVVYPNFLAPLPAMGVVQIDGNLNEGSLKAGYELPRHTILRGRMIKGEQTACEFRTGHAVTLWPIKIAEAGIGPVPAEILHAMPMVARQAKSALTIKLEAVGGARFAEMPLERLEFFLSGAELHALRVLELAVHHSVGAVCRSGPGSTARIVPLGDEAIRHEGFDPDQSLLPYDARSFQGYRLLHEYFAFPDRYLFFSVKNLRAAAAAMSGTTMEIVILLDRADAELERLVDARHFSLFCTPIINLVPRRSDRIPVGPGQHEHHAVIDRTRPRDFEIFTVERVTGHMASGSEEREFRPFLGSFAADDGDFGAYFSLRREPRLVSDRARAQGTRTSYTGSEVYVSLVDQHDAPFPHSLRHITIDALCTNRDLPLLLPTGLESDFTLRVSAPVRAVRILRGPSRPYPALAEGALTWRLISHLGLNYLSLTDVDAAQGAAALREMLDLYGNLADPAVRRQIQGVRSMALAPVFRRLPEPGPIVFGRGVEIALKIDEVAFSGASPYLFGAVLEQFFSRHVSLNAFTEFSLASLQRGEIARWAPRIGRRPTV